ACCGCCCAACCGAACAGGATGCCCATCGCGGTCTGGTTCACTCGCACCGCTTCCGCATTGTGCTCCGCGAGCCACGCCTTCGCGTCTGGAGCTGACGTCTCCTGCGCCACTCCTGGCATCGCGAAGAACAACAGCACCAGGACACAGCAGGAACGCACGAGGCGGGCGGAGGCCATGGCGGCACTCTAGGCCCCAGACCTCCAGGACGCGCACCTCCCGCCCGGCGCGGTCACAAAACCTGTCCGACTGTCGGACAGGTTTCCAGGGCCCGGCTCCCCGGCGCCCCCGCTTGCCGCGCGACGGGCAGCGCTACCGTTCGCCATCGTCGCTGAGTGGCGGCGCCTCCCTCGCGGGCTCCGTGCCCTTCTGTGCACCGTAGCCGCCAATGCCTTTCTGGAGGATGCGGTCCTCGCCGACGTCCTCGTCCGTCACGTCGCCCCGTTCGGTGCCCGGGCGCTGGTGCCTGGCTTGGCGCTCCAGTTCCTCCGCGCTCTGGGTATCCGTGCGCTCGGGCCCCTTCACCGGCGGCCCCTTGTTACTGGCCATGGTCGCGTCTCCTGTCTGATGTCCTGCCCTCCAGGACAAGGTCCGGCGCGTCCCATCCCCCGACAAGGCCACTGCATGCGACACACGGGGCGGCAGGGGCACGGCATGCCGTCGTGGAGCGGGGTAGCATCGCCAGTCGCCTTGCTTCCCGGAGCCGCCCAGCCATGACCCACCCGGCCGACGCTGTCCCCTCCAGCTGTCCCTTCAGCGGCACGGGAAAGCCATCCGCCGCTCGCGTGCCCGGCCCGGTCTACCGGAAGCCGTTCTGGCGAGCACGTCTGCCCGAAGTGAGCCGGGAGATCGCCTCCCTGGATGCACGGCGAGACTGCCAGCGCATCGTGCACCTGCTGACCAACTACGAGTTCCCCTTCGACATTGTGCGGTCCACGGAGATCGCCCTCTTCCACACCTACGGCAGCCGCTCCGTCTCACGCCTCCTGGACCGCACGGGTGAGTTCACCAAGCGAGGCCAGAAGCGCTACGACGACACGCGGCTGCTCATCGCACGGTTCATGGAGTGCGGCTGGGATGGAGCGGATGGGCGCCGTTCGCTGGAGCAGATGAACCACATCCATTCCTTCTTCCGCATCCCGAACGAGGACTTCCTCTTCGTGCTGTGGACGTTCATCGACTTCCCCATCCAGTGGATGCAGGAGTTCGGCTGGCGTCCCTTCACCCAGCACGAGCAGGAGGCCTGGTTCCATTACTGGTGCGAGATCGGGCGCCGCATGGGCCTGAAGGACATCCCCGAAAGCAAGCCCGCCTACGACGCCTTCATCCGAGACTACGAGGCGCGAGAGTTCGTCCCCAACGAGGCCAGCCACCGCGTGGCTCAGTCCACCGTGGACATCCTCGCCGGCTGGGTGCCACGCCCGCTGCGTCCGCTGGTGGCCCCCATCAGCCTCAGCCTGGTGCCACCGCGCCTGCTACCCGCCATCCAATTCGAATCCCCACCTGCCTGGGTGGGAGGCCTGGTCCGAGGCGCCCTCAAGCTACGCAAGCGCGTCAAACGCCACGTCTCGCTGGAGCGCTACCCGTCGACCCTGGAGACGACGCTCAACCGCACCTACCCCGGCAACGCCTACCGCATCGAAGGCCTGGGCCCGGACTACGCCCACCGCGACGCGGAATGAAAAGGCCCGCGTCCCTTCGCTGGGACACGGGCCTTTGAACCTCACGACGGACAGTCGCTCAGCTCTTGTACTTCACGGAGCAGCCGTACGGCTCGGAGGTCGGGGTCGCCACCTGCTTGCCGTTGAGGAGCGCGTCCACCGCCGTCTGCACGTAGTTCACCTTGGTGGCTTCCTTGCCGCGCGGGTCGTTGTCGATGGCGCCCGCGTAGCGGACCACGCCCTCACCGTCGATGACGTACATGTGCGGCGTCGTCTTCGCCGCGTAGCTCTTGCCCACCGTGCCGTCCGTGTCCAGCAGCACCGGCTGGCTGAAGCCCTCCTTCTTCTTCCAGTCCGCGGCGCTCTTCGCGTTGTGCGTGGAGGACGAGTCCACCGTCAGCCACACCACCTTCTTCGCGTCGAAGCCCTTCTGCGTGTTCTGCATCGTCTTGGCCTCGTAGTGCCGCTTCACGAACGGGCACTCCGGGTTCGTCCACTCGAGCACCACCACCTTGCCCTTGTACTCGGACAGAGAGTGGGCCTTGCCCGCCTCGTCCTTCAGCGTGAACGCCGGAGCGGGCTTGCCCACCTCCGCGGTGTCAGCCGCGAAGACGGGAGCGGAAACGAAAGCCGCGGTGAGAGCGAGAGCCTTGAAGACCTGCTTCATGACGGAACCTCCAATGAGTTGAACGCCGCGCAACGAACCGCCACTTCACTCCCGGCTCAAGGCCGGGCACACACCACCGAGCCACCCTTCAGCGGCGACCCACACTCCGCCGCGCGCTGCACCGCCTGGATGACGCTGTCCGCGGTGAGCAGCTCGTTCAGCACCTCCGGCTTGTCCGGCGCACCCGGGCTCAGCACCAGGTACATGGGCACGCCCGCGCGGCCATGCTCCGCCAGCTTCGTGGTGATGCGCGCGTCCCGCCGCGTCCAGTCCGCCACGAAGAACGCCACGTTGT
This DNA window, taken from Corallococcus coralloides DSM 2259, encodes the following:
- a CDS encoding oxygenase MpaB family protein — encoded protein: MTHPADAVPSSCPFSGTGKPSAARVPGPVYRKPFWRARLPEVSREIASLDARRDCQRIVHLLTNYEFPFDIVRSTEIALFHTYGSRSVSRLLDRTGEFTKRGQKRYDDTRLLIARFMECGWDGADGRRSLEQMNHIHSFFRIPNEDFLFVLWTFIDFPIQWMQEFGWRPFTQHEQEAWFHYWCEIGRRMGLKDIPESKPAYDAFIRDYEAREFVPNEASHRVAQSTVDILAGWVPRPLRPLVAPISLSLVPPRLLPAIQFESPPAWVGGLVRGALKLRKRVKRHVSLERYPSTLETTLNRTYPGNAYRIEGLGPDYAHRDAE
- a CDS encoding redoxin domain-containing protein; protein product: MKQVFKALALTAAFVSAPVFAADTAEVGKPAPAFTLKDEAGKAHSLSEYKGKVVVLEWTNPECPFVKRHYEAKTMQNTQKGFDAKKVVWLTVDSSSTHNAKSAADWKKKEGFSQPVLLDTDGTVGKSYAAKTTPHMYVIDGEGVVRYAGAIDNDPRGKEATKVNYVQTAVDALLNGKQVATPTSEPYGCSVKYKS